One window of the Candidatus Cloacimonadota bacterium genome contains the following:
- the dapA gene encoding 4-hydroxy-tetrahydrodipicolinate synthase, whose amino-acid sequence MQKGAYTLLITPFKKDLSLDEAGLKILVQKQLEAGINGIAPLGVTGENTLLTDEEVNRVLEIIVKEAKGKALIVPDLCVMSLWKAIERTKRFNDLGADYICAYSPFFVLPKPDGVIKFYEQLADASEIPIVMHNAEGRTGINMSPETTAKLAQHPNIAGIKDGNKKLDHLAKVIYLTKDEDFDVFTGKDTTAYPLVCFGGSGSFTVSGNVVPKVMKDMLEFAFNGELEKAKKLHLDYYDLFEAIRFETNPMAAKKALNLMNLPAGSLRLPLTELSEAKTEKLRFIMKKRGLI is encoded by the coding sequence ACATTACTAATAACGCCATTCAAAAAAGATTTGTCTTTGGATGAAGCAGGCTTGAAAATCCTGGTTCAAAAACAATTAGAAGCAGGAATTAACGGAATCGCTCCTCTGGGAGTAACAGGAGAAAACACTCTTTTAACAGATGAGGAAGTTAATCGAGTATTAGAAATAATCGTCAAAGAAGCAAAAGGAAAAGCCTTGATCGTTCCCGATCTTTGCGTGATGAGTTTGTGGAAAGCGATCGAGAGAACCAAGCGATTTAACGATCTGGGAGCAGACTATATTTGTGCTTATTCTCCCTTTTTCGTTCTTCCCAAACCGGATGGAGTGATCAAGTTTTATGAGCAGCTCGCAGATGCTTCGGAAATTCCGATCGTGATGCATAATGCGGAAGGAAGAACCGGTATTAACATGTCACCGGAAACAACAGCGAAACTTGCTCAACATCCGAATATTGCCGGGATAAAAGACGGGAACAAGAAACTCGATCATCTGGCAAAAGTTATCTATCTTACTAAAGATGAGGATTTTGATGTTTTTACCGGAAAAGATACGACAGCTTATCCACTTGTTTGTTTTGGAGGAAGTGGTTCTTTTACAGTTTCCGGAAATGTTGTTCCAAAAGTTATGAAGGATATGCTTGAGTTTGCTTTCAATGGAGAACTGGAAAAAGCAAAGAAATTACATCTCGATTATTATGACTTATTTGAAGCGATTCGTTTTGAAACAAATCCGATGGCTGCCAAAAAAGCCTTGAATTTGATGAATCTTCCTGCCGGAAGTTTGAGATTACCACTTACTGAACTTAGTGAAGCGAAGACGGAAAAATTAAGATTTATAATGAAAAAGAGAGGATTAATTTGA